A stretch of the Ictidomys tridecemlineatus isolate mIctTri1 chromosome 5, mIctTri1.hap1, whole genome shotgun sequence genome encodes the following:
- the LOC101972077 gene encoding uncharacterized protein LOC101972077: MTHEALHRLEGPTCRSQGCPPSCSCRCCRCRAAATAVAVAVSAGLKRASASKAPVSSELRAFTKQVHARSPAYPTKVLTYSLTTSKVAYFKRKYAEEEDLHQDYHGYFPKHLILPEDRTCILKLSLEKLRFLEDPETYLRRSVLINNLLRKIHLETEKESYEYFKEAPCYKTAYSDTRKRLKFMVQECCSQSLYYEELHSYHIVPYASENAIYGMGYTSSHLEQNSQLLIYKMN, from the exons ATGACCCATG AGGCGCTTCACAGACTGGAGGGACCGACCTGCAGGAGCCAGGGTTGCCCGCCGAGCTGCAGTTGCCGCTGCTGCCGCTGTCGCGCCGCCGCCACTGCTGTCGCTGTTGCTGTCAGTGCCGGTCTGAAGCGTGCCAGCGCCTCAAAAGCACCAGTGAGCTCCGAACTCCGCGCCTTTACGAAACAGGTGCATGCGCGATCTCCTG cttatcCAACAAAAGTATTAACATATTCATTAACAACGTCGAAAGTAGCCTACTTTAAGAGAAAATATGCAGAAGAAGAAGATTTACATCAAGATTACCATGGGTATTTTCCAAAA CACCTGATATTACCTGAGGACAGGACTTGCATTCTCAAACTTTCTCTGGAGAAGCTCAGGTTTCTAGAAGACCCAGAAACCTACTTAAGAAGGTCTGTGTTAATTAACAATTTGCTGAGGAAGATACATCTAGAGACGGAGAAAGAGAGCTATGAATACTTTAAAGAAGCTCCCTGTTATAAGACTGCGTATTCAGATACAAGAAAACGGCTGAAGTTTATGGTACAGGAATGCTGTTCTCAGTCTCTCTATTATGAAGAGCTGCATTCATATCATATTGTGCCTTATGCTTCGGAGAATGCCATTTATGGAATGGGATACACTAGCAGCCACTTGGAGCAAAATTCTCAGttgcttatttataaaatgaattaa